The Chryseobacterium aureum genome contains a region encoding:
- a CDS encoding recombinase RecT, with amino-acid sequence MSATNQKTALTLFNQTNVQDKFEKLLGKKAQGFISSVLQIVNGNKLLQNADPMTVYNAAATAAVLDLPIDPNLGFAWIVPYKGKAQFQMGWKGFVQLALRTGQYKAINVTEVYENQFKSFNRLTEELDADFNKYGEGEIVGYASYFKLNNGMEKLTYWSRNEIEKHAKKYSQSYGKGSMSPWNDKEQFHAMAKKTVLKNMISKWGIMSIEMQTAHLADQSVQKEEGSYDYVDNSNTIDIEAENINEEESRIKLFIDKADTLEALEQLKESVPEQLMFYYEAREDELQIA; translated from the coding sequence ATGTCAGCAACAAATCAAAAAACAGCCTTAACACTTTTCAATCAAACCAACGTTCAGGATAAGTTTGAAAAGCTTTTAGGAAAAAAAGCACAAGGATTTATTTCATCTGTCCTGCAAATCGTAAATGGAAATAAGTTACTTCAGAATGCAGATCCTATGACGGTTTACAATGCTGCAGCAACAGCAGCGGTTCTTGACCTTCCGATTGATCCAAACTTAGGTTTTGCTTGGATAGTCCCATACAAAGGAAAAGCACAGTTTCAAATGGGGTGGAAGGGATTTGTCCAGTTAGCCTTAAGAACCGGACAGTACAAAGCCATCAACGTAACCGAGGTTTACGAAAATCAGTTCAAATCATTTAACAGACTTACCGAAGAGCTGGATGCGGATTTCAATAAATATGGAGAAGGTGAAATAGTTGGGTATGCTTCTTATTTCAAACTTAACAATGGAATGGAGAAGTTAACCTACTGGTCAAGAAACGAGATTGAAAAGCACGCTAAAAAATACTCTCAATCCTATGGCAAAGGATCAATGTCTCCATGGAATGATAAGGAACAGTTTCATGCAATGGCTAAAAAGACTGTTTTGAAGAATATGATTTCTAAATGGGGGATTATGTCAATCGAAATGCAAACCGCTCACCTGGCAGACCAGAGTGTTCAAAAAGAAGAAGGAAGTTACGATTATGTGGATAATTCAAACACAATCGATATTGAAGCCGAAAATATAAATGAAGAAGAGAGTAGAATCAAGCTTTTTATTGATAAAGCTGATACACTAGAGGCTTTAGAACAGCTAAAAGAAAGTGTTCCAGAGCAACTAATGTTCTACTATGAAGCCAGAGAAGACGAACTCCAAATAGCTTAA
- a CDS encoding prolyl-tRNA synthetase, with the protein MKRNIHKNLLGLLRSKGVLAISGGLLLVSCGAQMGGYSETDGVYYDPNKDTLPEGVIINDSGNRVGEYYDYYQDSNVIQNAQANSREQQNRYNDWGNTNTNWNTNATDSDWGLYAGSQTNYYDNSWGWGSPWGWYGGYSPYWGWGMNRGWGWGASLSWGWGGSFGWGWGGSFGWGSPYWGYGYYDPFWGGYYGNPYWGYGGGYWGGGYYNRPVYRRSGVSGGGFQNTGVANAVYRTNTNNSGFRNSNGNGGFRNTTNGGFRDANSSGGFRNSNGGFRDGNSGGFRNSNSGGFRSTQPNGGFRNSAPQTRPNYQQSQPRYNNNNGGFRSNDSGGFRSSGGFNGGGGGFRGGSSGGGSGMRSGGGGRGGFR; encoded by the coding sequence ATGAAAAGAAATATACATAAAAATTTGCTTGGTCTGCTAAGATCCAAAGGGGTATTGGCGATATCAGGCGGATTATTACTTGTGTCTTGTGGTGCTCAGATGGGAGGGTATAGCGAGACAGACGGGGTGTATTACGACCCCAATAAGGATACGCTACCTGAAGGAGTTATCATTAATGATAGCGGAAACAGAGTAGGAGAATATTATGACTATTATCAGGATTCCAATGTGATTCAAAATGCGCAGGCGAATTCCAGAGAACAGCAAAACAGATATAATGACTGGGGTAATACCAATACCAATTGGAATACCAATGCTACAGATTCCGACTGGGGGCTTTATGCAGGTTCTCAGACTAACTACTATGACAACTCATGGGGATGGGGATCTCCTTGGGGATGGTATGGTGGTTACAGCCCGTATTGGGGTTGGGGTATGAACCGCGGCTGGGGCTGGGGTGCCAGCCTTTCCTGGGGTTGGGGCGGATCATTCGGATGGGGCTGGGGAGGCTCTTTCGGATGGGGAAGTCCATACTGGGGATATGGCTATTATGATCCATTCTGGGGCGGATACTACGGAAACCCATATTGGGGATATGGCGGCGGTTACTGGGGTGGTGGCTACTACAACAGACCGGTTTACAGAAGAAGTGGTGTAAGCGGAGGCGGATTCCAGAATACTGGAGTAGCCAATGCCGTGTACAGAACCAATACCAATAATTCAGGTTTCAGAAACAGTAATGGAAATGGAGGCTTCCGAAACACGACTAACGGAGGTTTCAGAGATGCTAATTCCAGTGGTGGTTTCAGAAACAGCAACGGCGGTTTCAGAGATGGGAATTCCGGAGGTTTCAGAAACAGCAATTCAGGAGGATTCAGAAGTACGCAGCCTAACGGCGGATTCCGTAATTCTGCACCACAGACAAGACCTAATTATCAGCAGTCACAGCCGAGATATAATAACAATAATGGAGGCTTCAGATCTAATGATTCCGGAGGTTTCAGATCCAGTGGAGGTTTTAATGGCGGCGGTGGCGGCTTCAGAGGCGGTTCTTCCGGCGGCGGTAGCGGAATGAGATCCGGCGGCGGAGGCAGAGGCGGCTTCAGATAA
- a CDS encoding class I SAM-dependent DNA methyltransferase, producing MEWFESWFDTPYYHLLYSNRDYTEAENFITKLTADLQLPPQSKIIDLACGKGRHSVFLNKLGYDVLGLDLSRQSIESDKQFENQTLIFEVHDMRNPIDADPMDAVFNLFTSFGYFDNENDDKKVFQSVYNVLKPGGYFVLDYLNEAFVRNTLVPETTITRGDIDFKILKKIEGRHIIKDIRFETDGKPFHFFEKVKLHTLEAIHNYASECGFERIKIWGDYQLNEFNKESSPRCINLFKKK from the coding sequence ATGGAATGGTTTGAATCTTGGTTTGATACCCCTTATTATCATTTGCTTTATAGTAACAGAGATTATACTGAAGCAGAAAACTTCATTACAAAGCTCACTGCGGACCTTCAGCTTCCGCCTCAGTCGAAAATCATAGATCTTGCCTGCGGAAAGGGAAGACACTCGGTTTTCCTAAACAAATTAGGGTACGATGTGTTGGGGCTGGACCTTTCAAGACAAAGCATTGAATCCGACAAACAATTTGAAAATCAAACCTTGATTTTCGAAGTTCACGACATGAGAAACCCGATTGATGCAGATCCTATGGATGCAGTATTCAACTTATTTACAAGCTTTGGGTATTTTGATAATGAAAACGATGATAAAAAAGTATTTCAATCCGTTTACAACGTGCTGAAACCCGGCGGTTATTTCGTACTGGATTATCTGAACGAAGCGTTTGTAAGAAATACTTTAGTTCCCGAAACCACAATAACCCGTGGGGATATCGATTTTAAGATCCTGAAAAAGATTGAAGGCAGACACATCATCAAAGATATCCGTTTTGAAACTGACGGTAAGCCATTTCATTTCTTTGAAAAGGTAAAACTTCATACCCTTGAAGCCATCCATAACTATGCTTCAGAGTGTGGTTTTGAAAGAATAAAAATCTGGGGAGATTACCAGCTGAATGAATTTAATAAAGAAAGCTCCCCGCGATGCATCAATTTATTTAAGAAAAAATAA
- a CDS encoding MerR family transcriptional regulator has protein sequence MKNPKPNPEIEAIKSSLCKELGYLPGDKIPNSRVSIELGKIDATATLIYAKTLNRKARFAKPGECQYTIELGRESLKRIIESKPEDGLISTAKASKILDVQPSNLNAIRKAGKITGEKIGGRFFFTPEEVERYRIQRAIDKL, from the coding sequence ATGAAAAACCCAAAACCAAACCCCGAAATTGAGGCAATTAAATCAAGTCTATGTAAAGAATTAGGTTATCTGCCGGGTGATAAGATTCCAAACAGCAGAGTGTCAATAGAATTAGGTAAAATAGACGCCACCGCAACTTTAATCTACGCTAAAACACTTAACCGTAAAGCCAGATTTGCAAAACCTGGAGAGTGCCAGTACACTATAGAGCTCGGAAGGGAAAGTTTAAAGAGAATTATAGAATCAAAACCTGAAGATGGTTTAATCTCTACGGCAAAAGCATCTAAAATTCTCGATGTTCAACCAAGTAATCTAAATGCAATTAGAAAAGCCGGAAAAATTACAGGAGAAAAAATAGGAGGCAGGTTCTTCTTCACTCCAGAAGAGGTTGAAAGATACAGAA
- a CDS encoding OmpP1/FadL family transporter, whose product MSISAAFYAQAQDVSVIRNTVDVYSNTPMVGSAKFNAMAGANGALGGDANALLTNPAGLGVAISGEVSGTLSILGNKNTSSLGGATMDYSKTRGDLGNAGGIIAFPLMTETKWKFINIGINFSNQQLDNIIQSPGNNNIVYAFDKADITKDAALAGHMYERYGNLSKMSFGVGANYNHNLYLGAGFNFFNASLDQYDTLFYRNLTNNSTEAFSKQDTPYSERSSGFSASLGVIGKLSPNFRLGASIETPTFWNIDRNYYFYNDATYGDDIGAESRKFTSPLKATVSAAFVASKNFSLNVDYTLGLTKPDYKVYGGAERELNDFFKENYKNLSEVRVGAEYRVQQFRLRGGYSYQSSPFDALTISRFNDAGSVGDQSYSNLILSDRNTLSFGIGYDFKSFYVDASYQNISSKYANPFMRGYMGDNFDSSYYSSTKIFESDSYAVSDVKSNRNNFFLTLGWKF is encoded by the coding sequence ATGAGTATTTCTGCTGCATTTTATGCGCAGGCTCAGGATGTTTCTGTGATAAGAAATACTGTGGATGTTTACTCAAATACTCCTATGGTGGGGTCTGCTAAATTTAATGCAATGGCCGGAGCTAATGGTGCACTTGGTGGTGATGCAAATGCTTTGCTTACCAACCCGGCAGGTTTAGGGGTGGCTATTTCAGGAGAGGTTTCGGGAACTTTATCTATTTTGGGAAACAAAAACACCAGCTCATTGGGTGGTGCTACGATGGATTACAGCAAAACCAGAGGAGACCTTGGTAATGCAGGAGGAATAATCGCTTTTCCTTTGATGACAGAAACGAAGTGGAAATTTATTAATATCGGTATTAACTTTTCTAACCAGCAGCTTGATAATATAATTCAGTCGCCGGGAAATAACAATATCGTATATGCTTTTGATAAAGCTGATATAACGAAAGATGCTGCATTAGCGGGACATATGTATGAAAGATACGGTAATCTTTCAAAAATGAGTTTTGGGGTAGGAGCCAATTATAATCATAACCTGTATTTGGGAGCTGGTTTTAATTTCTTCAATGCTTCATTAGATCAATATGATACTTTATTTTACCGAAATCTTACCAATAACTCCACAGAGGCATTCAGCAAGCAGGATACCCCTTATTCAGAAAGATCTTCAGGTTTCTCAGCTTCCTTAGGGGTCATTGGAAAGCTTAGTCCGAATTTCAGATTGGGAGCCTCTATTGAAACACCTACTTTCTGGAATATAGACAGAAACTACTATTTCTATAATGATGCTACTTACGGAGACGATATAGGGGCTGAAAGCAGAAAGTTTACCTCACCGCTTAAAGCAACTGTGAGTGCGGCATTTGTAGCCAGTAAAAACTTCTCTTTGAACGTAGATTATACCCTTGGGCTTACAAAACCTGATTATAAAGTATACGGAGGTGCAGAAAGAGAATTGAATGATTTCTTCAAAGAAAACTACAAGAATCTTTCAGAAGTAAGAGTCGGAGCTGAATACAGAGTACAGCAGTTCAGATTGAGAGGAGGGTATTCTTACCAGTCAAGTCCTTTTGATGCGCTTACGATCAGCAGATTTAATGATGCGGGAAGTGTAGGAGATCAGTCTTACAGTAATCTGATATTAAGTGACAGAAATACACTTTCATTCGGTATCGGGTACGATTTCAAATCATTCTATGTAGATGCATCTTATCAGAATATCTCATCGAAGTATGCCAACCCTTTCATGAGAGGATACATGGGCGATAATTTTGATTCATCGTATTATTCCAGCACTAAAATCTTCGAAAGTGATTCTTACGCTGTAAGTGATGTAAAAAGTAACAGAAATAATTTCTTCCTGACTTTAGGATGGAAATTCTAA
- a CDS encoding ZIP family metal transporter — MTTVLLLILSVVTGVFLGKHFGKKEKLAKNLLILSAGFLITICLNEVFPQVYTSAGSSSIGIFVIGGVLLQMILEALTKGFEHGHFHHHSEHNILPVALMVGLFIHAFIEGIPLANETHEMSPYLWGIVFHNLPISFILGAFLFNRKGESKSSSSYPSILIVALFALASPMGMLLGNYFNPDLQPYFLAIVGGIFLHISSVIIFESNKNHNIDWVKIGLVVVGVSLALMMHVFHQHPAAHTH; from the coding sequence ATGACAACAGTACTTTTACTGATTTTAAGTGTAGTAACAGGTGTATTCCTGGGAAAACACTTTGGTAAAAAAGAAAAGCTGGCCAAAAATCTGCTGATCCTAAGTGCCGGTTTTTTGATTACGATCTGTCTCAACGAGGTCTTTCCGCAGGTTTACACCTCTGCAGGAAGCAGCAGTATTGGGATATTTGTTATCGGAGGAGTCCTTCTTCAGATGATTCTGGAAGCCCTTACCAAAGGTTTTGAGCACGGACACTTTCATCATCATAGTGAACACAATATTCTTCCCGTTGCTTTAATGGTAGGATTATTCATCCATGCTTTTATTGAAGGGATTCCTCTTGCCAATGAAACGCATGAGATGTCGCCTTATCTTTGGGGAATTGTATTTCACAATCTCCCGATTTCTTTTATTCTGGGGGCATTTTTATTCAACAGGAAAGGAGAATCCAAAAGTTCATCATCTTATCCTTCCATTCTTATTGTAGCCTTATTTGCACTGGCTTCCCCCATGGGAATGTTACTGGGCAACTATTTCAATCCTGATCTTCAGCCTTATTTTCTGGCCATTGTAGGAGGAATTTTCCTTCATATTTCTTCCGTTATTATTTTTGAAAGCAATAAAAATCACAATATAGACTGGGTAAAGATCGGGCTTGTTGTTGTAGGAGTTTCACTTGCGCTCATGATGCATGTTTTTCATCAGCATCCCGCTGCCCATACTCATTAA